The region ACTGGCagaactgaagtcgaacaaaccaaatgaggagaaatgaggagaagaacaatatgtaatgcaacttctaggcattgtctatcagaaaccaagcagaaaacacttgaaaaggttggacaagatgtgatttggcgctttttttttccccaccattttcaagagcaaaaatgggatttcataacatggacccatttgaagtgaacggtagggggtaaaagggaagttaaacactaacggaaaggctgtccggggtgtgtaaaagtaggagggggtttttaggaagttttaaaaattacgaggggtgaacaataattttccctatatttatatatatgtgtgtaagtttaatatatatatatatatatatatataattgatgtgtgagtttgagtatatatatatatatatatatatggaaaaagatAAGGGAAGACACTTTCATGACTTGTATTGCCAATGGTAAGGACAAATTGttaatattttcattctttAGGTAGATATGTATTTTAGCATTTAGGTAATTAATTATACAGCAAATATTCTAATGGAGAATATGGACCTTAGTCTTTGATTGCACGCTTTCAATGAATAAGGTGCAAACaataaaatctatattaaaatttattaaaaaaaaattaaggaaatcaaatcaaatgttattttttaataatgatagTATAGCCGTACAAGCAGGAGGTTAAGGATTCGACTCTCTCTCAATTTATGGTTGAGttacattaacaaaaaaatatgtgtaAGATGGTTTATCTatattgtcaaaaaataaatatacacagATACTCATATGGTTTAGCATAATGTTGTCACAATGTATATTGACGTATCAATAACTATTACAAGTTTGATGGTGAGTCCAAATTATGTCAAATGCAGAATTATAAAATTTGACCAACTATGTGGAAATTGTAATGTTCAAAACTATTACTCATTTATATTAAACAAGAGTAAAGGTGTATATATGATAGTAAAATACATGAGCTCTATTGTATGAGGCTATATTTTATATGCATGCAATTACTAATTTCCAGATTCCAGGGTCTATGtgaaaagtgataaaaattcaaagtttgataaatacaacattaaaaaaaaaaagaaagggattTTGTGAAAGAAAATTGCTTGCGTACCtagtaaaaatgaataattatcaACATActctcataaaaattatatttgttgataAACGcttgtaaaatgtttttatgtACTTATATCTCTTGAAAATCGActtaaatcaaatttataaaaaatataatttattttttgtatattaaaatgaatgaaaagaaaattaaatataacatatttatttttctataaaaaaattttagtggatttttggtctaaaaaactataaataaattaatatcagTTGTACggatatataagaaaatatttgttttttatagaaAGAATTTCTAAATAGTAAAGACCCCACTTTTCTTTCCCTCCTCCCTCTACGGCTCCACCtctggattttatttatttttttttttttttggatgaggATGTGGGCTTTTTTGTAAAATGTGCAATGTGGGCCTTTGGCAATGCGGGTCTTCTCTTATCGGGTTGCAAACCCGTATACCCGAATCCGATTTAGTGGGTCGGGTCCAAAGCGCTGTGCCCGTGTATCCGCTTTTGTGCTATCCATCGCCAAGTACCAAAAAACCAAAGCTCCCTGCTTTGGAGCCGAGAGAGAGAGCGAAGCCGGAAAGACGACGGATCGAGAGCCAGGAGTGGAGTTTTCCGGTAATTgctcctctttttcttcttgtttttgatcGAAATATCGTTGAAATTTTCTAATTTGTAATGCCCTAGATGAGTTCATCATGCCTCCTCCTTCCTTGACTTAATTTTTTACTAGGATTTTCAGCGATCTTTGGCCAATGTTTcccccttttcttttatttatttattttttttttcttatttggtttttaatcttCACTAACTGCACTTTTTactgaattaaaaatttcatcttttgtgATGTATCTTCAACAAAATTAGGACTTTGTATTTGATTGGCATTCACAGCAAAATAAGGgtgaatttgagtttttttcttgttttaataaGCATTTGTGGCTTGATTTTTATGCCTCTGATCCAGTAATAGTGAACACATATGGGAAATATGATGGATGTGCTAATGAAAAAGTGATCTCAGTGTTGGGAAATATCTAGGTTGTGAAATTGGAATTAATCTCTTTAATAGATCAAAAATGGTGTTCTTATTTGATTGATTATTCGTATGGAGTATTTTCTTTAAGGCTTGTGACATAAACTGCACTTACATGGAGTTGTAATGAGAAATCTAGTGGTCATACCACCTTCTTATAAGAAGGATGGTAACTCTTTCCCTTGCCAAGTGAGAGAAGGAAATGAAATCTAGTGCCCATGAAGCATTTCAATGTTTACCACCATTGTGAACATGTAGGGACTGTATTTTATGGCTTAAGTGAATTTTGCAAATTTCTTATTATTGTGGCTGTAAAGAGGTTTTAGGGTTTGGATTTCATTTGATCAACTGGATATTTACTTATTGGATTGGATGAGTTAGTTCTATGTGGCTTTTTAATTGTTTAGGAAAAAATAGCAGCCTGCCAATCTTAGTTCTATCATTGGCAAAATAGATGGCTTTGTGAAATGTTTTGTTACATtatgatttataaaatttggttttttccTCTTATATTTAATTCCATACATAATTTTCTTTAACTTACAACAACTCACATTTCAGCCCTGAATAAGGTGCTGCTCTATATTTCTTTCTACTCAAAGAAATGCTAATATaaagagaaatttataaattgacTGTTATAGCCTCTGTGTTTGTGCTAAAAGGGTTTTAACTTTTGCcaaatttcttgttttgataagagagtgtgtgtgtgttttaatcTTGTTAACTTTCCCCTTTGTAATACGAAGCTGTGTGATTTATGGTGCAATACTGTGACAGCAACATGCATTTAAGAGAAACAATGCTGGATAACACAAAATATTTGCACCTCAACAAATTGCATTATAAGCTGACATTTGAATTCTGGAGCATTTGATCACATGCCTTTTATTGTAAACAACTTCGATAATTTCTTTATGTTTCAGGCGGTTGGCCGCCATTATGGAAGGTGGCAAATTAATAGCAATTTGCCAGTTTGGTGGAGAGTTTGTCACAGATGCCGAGGGAACTATGTCCTACACCGGTGGTGAAGCTCATGCAATTCAAATCAGCCATGGGATGCCATTTAACAATTTTAAGTCAGAAATAGCTAATATGTTTAACATTGACAGTAGCTGCATGTCCATCAGATACTTTCTTCCCTACAACAAACGGACTCCCATTACAATATCTAGTGACAAAGATCTAGAACGTatgattgattttaatttgagttaTATGACCACGGACATATATGTCTCAGCCAAGGTTGATAACAGGTAAATGATGAACTTCTGTGCTACTTTTACAGCTTAAGGATCTGTTTTAACATAAACTGAACTCTTTTAATGAACATTAATATGCACATGGCCCTGCAGGCCAACAAGGAGTGCTATTGCAGACTCAGGTACATCCATGGTTGACACTGCTGCAGCTGAACACAATGCTAGAATAAAGCGGGTAGCAGCTTCAAAGAAGACTAGGAACAGGTTTCTTGCTGCTATTCTTATGTGATAGAGCCTTGAGATGTTGTTTGctagtttttattgttaaaataacTTATTCTCTTGAAGGGTGACTAGAGCCAGCAATCCCATTGCTGATAATGTTAGAGCACCAGAGCCAGATGCTGCTAAGTTGACTCCTGAGAGGTCTAGTGCCTCAGATTTCTTCCAGTTTATCATCTGTTTATCCACTAATCAATCAtagaaagataatttttttttttcttttatttgatagGGCTGTGTGCAACATTGCTGACTCAGTTAATCTGGCAACTGTAGATGTTGTTGACCATTGTGAACCACAGTTCTCAAAAACACCTTGGGATAATGCCATCACTGATGTTGGTCAAGAATTTGATAATCCGAAAGCTTTTCGTGATGAGTTGCGTAAATATGCTTATGTGAAAGGTTTCAAGTACAAGTATATTAAGAATGACAATGCTCGGGTAACTGTGAAATGCTCTGAAGAAAATTGTTCCTGGAGGATACATGCCTCTGGTTCAACTCGTAAGCAGAGATTCATAATcaagaaaatcaataaaatgcaTACTTGTGATGCCGGAAATGTGAAAGCTGGGTATGGGAGAAGAACAAAGCAATGGTTGACGAGTATTGTAAAGGAGACATTACTGGGTAATCCTGATTCTAAGCCCAAGGATATTGCAATAGACCTTTATCAAGATTTTGGGATTAACTTGAGCTATTCACAAGCATGGCATCTGAAAGAGTTTGCCCAGAAAGATATACACAAGTTGCAAGAAGAGTTGAGCAATAGGCTGCCATGGTTTTGCCAGCAGTTGGTGGAGACAAATCCAGGGAGCATTGCCCTGATATTGTCATCAGCTAATTCAATGGTTCGCCGTCTCTTTGTCTCCTTTCATGCCTTTCTTCATGGTTTTAAGCATGGTTGTCGTCCGCTCCTCTTTCTTGATAGAATACCCCTGAAAGCTAATAACCAATGGAAGTTACTAGTTGCAGCTGCTGTTGATGGTAATGATGAAATACTACCAGTAGCCTTTGGATTGGTGGAGGCTGAAACTTGTGCGAGTTGGCAGTGGTTCCTTGAACAACTAAAATGTGCACTGGATTCATGTGGAAATCTGACAATCATATCTAGTAGAAAAATGGGTTTGGATGAATCTGTACCTCAGGTGTTTCAAGACTGTTTCCATAGTTATTCTCTGTCTCACCTCATGGAAGAATTTAAGACACAGATAAACAATGGATCATCGCCTGAGGAAATGAAGGATGCTATGGTTGAAGCCTTCAAAGGTGCTGCCCAGACATCTGTTCTTGATTATTTCACTACATGCATTGAAAAAATAAGCACCATCTCGAAAGATGCTGGTGACTGGGTTATATCCACTAAGCCCAGTCACTGGTCTGATGCCTTATTCAAAGGTATTCGGTATGGTTATTTCTCTTCAAATATTGCAGAGTTCTTTAGCACATTTCTTGAGGTGAAAGATGAGTCATCAGTCGTGCAAATAATTGATACATTAATGGTTAAGTTAATCATATTAATAGATTCACGTCGCCAGGCATGTAATTCATGGGAAGGCACAATGACACCATCCACAGAGAAGAAGTTGGAGAAAGAGATGTATAAAGTGCACACACTTAATGTTGTGCGTTCTTCTGATGCCATGTTTGAGGTTCGTGGAAGTACATCCGAAGTTGTTGACATAGAAAGCTGGGAGTGCACGTGTAGGAAGTGGCAGATAACACGTTTGCCTTGTGTTCATGCTATCGCAGTAATCGATCACAGTGGTAAATCTGTTTATGACTATTGTTCCCAATACTATACCACTGCATGCTACTCCATGACATATTCAGCCTCAATCAATCGAGTACCAGATATCGAAAACATAATTTCCTCACAAGGTCCAACTTCCTATCCTCCCCCCTCCAGTCGCCCGCCTGGCCGaccaaagagaaagaggatTAGTCCTTACAAGACCAGCACAAGGCCACTGCATTGCAGCAGATGCAAACAACCAGGGCATAACAAGGCGACGTGCAATGCCCAGTTATAGTTTGTTCTTTTGTGGACTTCATGCCTGACTTATCTTACAATCTCCGCACTCAGCTAATTCTTTCGGTCATATCACAAGTTTGTCTTTTTGATATTTCAAGGCTGTTTGAAGATTTAATCAATGGATCAAGTGGCCCTAGAACTGAAAGTCCAGCACTTGTCTCTTCTGCTTTTTAAGTATGGTGGACACCAACAATGGAGACCTTTAAAGTTTCTAAAGCTTGATATGGCCAAGATCTGCTCATTTTGTCCATGAATATAGATGCACAGATTTAATGCGGTGAAACCTAACAAGGTCTATTCATTGCAGAACTAAAAGGGTGGCGAGGGAGGAACATCGAATGCAAAAGCAGCTGACCAACCTGGCAAACTTAGCAATTGCTGCATTCATTGAGGTGGCCCTTTTGTTAGGTTTGGTGGTTcttaatgaaacaatagcaaagtCCTTGGTGAGTTTTGTCCTCTGTTAAGCCATTCATTATTTATGCTTTGCATTTTACTCCCTTTGCATCGTCGGTAATGACAGAGTAAGCCTtagtttgttttgttctttctcATTGTGCGTATTTGTTCCGTCCAAAAACAGTATCATCTTTATGTGCAGTTAAAATCCAactattttagtttttctttgtttattattaatggaGCATTATAGTTATATTAGGTGTAAATCAGTTGCCACAATAATGATGAATAACCTTTGTCTGCTTACTTTAGTACAagcaaataaattttagaagaCTAACAACAGGATAAAGTTTAAATGTGTAATTAAGGAACATTTCAGGTAATTCACagcaattttttatttgtttggtgaTTTATATACTGCAAATTGCATGAAAAGGTAGTTAATGTTTGTACTGCCAAAATTTGAGGCTAATAAATACTCTTaagcaaaaaaaattcaacttttGTCATAGAGTTGGTGATGAAGATTTATTTCTGCATATTGTAATGAATCAAACCCAATTTTTGGTCAATGCCAGgctaaatatatgcatataaattatatataatgagttaaattaataaaaaaaactatacaaaATTCATTAGAATATTGTGAATCTGAAGATTAGGTTTGCATGATATGTGGATGAAAACTTTAGAGAAGGCATGTGAATTCTGAGGAAAGAAGACAGCTATGCAGCATGCATGTACGCACATTGATCATAAATTTGGGATGTTGATCGTTGGAGACATCAATCATTTACAACTTGTTTTCActtaaaaactttattttttttctcatcttctgTGGCTCATTTATGGTGCCTGTCTTACTGTTTGCCTATTTTCCAACTATTGCCTATTCACGCAACTactttttaacaattttttttttatctttattattattaaatatatttacattATCTATCTTTTTACATCAGCTGATGTGGGTcaaatttaaccaaaaaaaaaaaataattatatgttattCAAAATAGCAATTCAAAATAGAGTAGTAGATGAATAGAGGTGGgtagtttttgttttaatacaATGTGGACAAGCTACCACTATTTATACAACcagtaaatatttaactatattttGAGAGGGAGTGTTGTACTGGTGGTAAGTCGGATTATCATCCAGTTATTGCGCCAGTGGTAAATGAGAGTTTCCATTTTCAGATTTTAtcttaatttgatatttaactttatatacattatctcattttttttttatcaaaacaatatattaaacaaccattttcttatttaaaaaaataaataaataaatacaaatttcaGTGAATTCATTGGCTTCCTAACCAAACAAATAAGGAAATAATGAACAACAGaaagggaaaaacaaaaaaaaaacaaaactcctGATCTCCTTAGcctcaaaaagtaaaaaagaagaataaagaaaaaaaagcactCTTGATCTCCTCAacttcaaaaagtaaaaaagaataaagtaaATAGAAGTGAGACTTCTTGGCTCCAAATAAATAAACCGTTGGGAGTTCTGTCTAGATTTATTAGGTTTAGACTTGCACGAACCCAATAAACTAAACAAATATCAGTAAAAGAAGTCCTTAAACCTAATTCTTATCAACCAAAGACTCCAAAgtaactttaatattttttcaaggGGTTTGAAAGTAATTCTTCCCCTCAACACACTCATTGAAACACTGGTTTCAGAACTAACTTTGGTACATGTCAGGtgcaataaacaaaaactcattcaataaattttagaaaacaaagaaaataataataataataataataataataataataataataataatgtgatgTTCTAAGATGGCAGTAAGAAAATACCTTCTTTCCCTTCAACGAAGCCTCTTAAAAACACTggtttcaaaattaattttgatatttcttaGGGGTCAATGAATATAATCTCACTCACTAAATAGCATGATATCCCAAGAGGCGGTAAGAAAAAACTCCATTCTTTTCCTATAACACACCCTTGggcccgtttggattgcggaataggaatgaAAAGGGGGATGAGAAGAATGGAGGAGTGTGAATGAGAATAGGGGGAAAGGAGAGAATAACGATAAAGGTATTTGGTTGGAGAATTGAGAgttaggaataaaaaaaaagtaggagaAAGAAATATAGTATAATTACACATATGCCCTTTATATAAATGAGatgatattttacaaaacaatgtttatatttaatagtaaataattattataattatcattaaatatttctaatatatttaactattttaatttattgttattaaatatttcatctaattaatataatttaaaataaattattattttaaataataaataattagcatgatttataattattaagtatttataatatatttaattatttatttaattaattaaaatgaaatattataagtaattaatataatgtaacaaatgtttgttatattaattaataaataaataacatgttttattgttatttaatatttttaatatgttatttttttaattgtaattaactatttcaactaattaatataatttaacaattatttttttattaaataaataaataactaatataaatttattattatataggagGGGTATAAAAGTCATTTCATTACCAAAGAGTTCAAATCCCCCCAATTTTGGGAGGATTGGAAATGCCCCACATGCATGTTTCTCATTCCCATGCCAATCCACTATTCACTCCTTTCCTTGTTGCCAAACATGGGTTTAAACATCATGGGTGCATGTCATTCTCACTCCCAAAACATGAATCCATGAACCAAACGCCCCATTAAAGTACtggtttcaattttttaattttttaaaatagagatAGACATGTATGATAGTGTATCAATCATGATAATTTATTAATCACTTAGAAATTTATTAGCCCAGTCAAATGTTATAT is a window of Dioscorea cayenensis subsp. rotundata cultivar TDr96_F1 chromosome 5, TDr96_F1_v2_PseudoChromosome.rev07_lg8_w22 25.fasta, whole genome shotgun sequence DNA encoding:
- the LOC120261340 gene encoding uncharacterized protein LOC120261340; translated protein: MEGGKLIAICQFGGEFVTDAEGTMSYTGGEAHAIQISHGMPFNNFKSEIANMFNIDSSCMSIRYFLPYNKRTPITISSDKDLERMIDFNLSYMTTDIYVSAKVDNRPTRSAIADSGTSMVDTAAAEHNARIKRVAASKKTRNRVTRASNPIADNVRAPEPDAAKLTPERAVCNIADSVNLATVDVVDHCEPQFSKTPWDNAITDVGQEFDNPKAFRDELRKYAYVKGFKYKYIKNDNARVTVKCSEENCSWRIHASGSTRKQRFIIKKINKMHTCDAGNVKAGYGRRTKQWLTSIVKETLLGNPDSKPKDIAIDLYQDFGINLSYSQAWHLKEFAQKDIHKLQEELSNRLPWFCQQLVETNPGSIALILSSANSMVRRLFVSFHAFLHGFKHGCRPLLFLDRIPLKANNQWKLLVAAAVDGNDEILPVAFGLVEAETCASWQWFLEQLKCALDSCGNLTIISSRKMGLDESVPQVFQDCFHSYSLSHLMEEFKTQINNGSSPEEMKDAMVEAFKGAAQTSVLDYFTTCIEKISTISKDAGDWVISTKPSHWSDALFKGIRYGYFSSNIAEFFSTFLEVKDESSVVQIIDTLMVKLIILIDSRRQACNSWEGTMTPSTEKKLEKEMYKVHTLNVVRSSDAMFEVRGSTSEVVDIESWECTCRKWQITRLPCVHAIAVIDHSGKSVYDYCSQYYTTACYSMTYSASINRVPDIENIISSQGPTSYPPPSSRPPGRPKRKRISPYKTSTRPLHCSRCKQPGHNKATCNAQL